The Lathyrus oleraceus cultivar Zhongwan6 chromosome 5, CAAS_Psat_ZW6_1.0, whole genome shotgun sequence genome includes the window tcccattcttcacaaacttcagcttctaGTGTAGGGTTGATGTAACTTTCCAAAAGCCTCATGAATCCACAGACGTCCTAAGAGACAACTGTAGGCgggatgaatatccatcacttgaaaagtgaactgaaataaacacagacctatcttcactgggAGATCAACCACCACAATTATAGTTTTCCTTGAGCCATCGAAGGCCTTCACAACAACTCCATTGTATCTCATCGGAGCACCTTGGTAAGCAAGTTTAGACAACATAGATTTGGGTAGAACATTAAAAAAAGGTCCAGTATCCACCAGCATATTAGATAGGGTATCTTCTTGAgagttcatagagatatgtagGGCCAAATTGTGATTCCTCCCCGGCTCGGGCAACTCTTCATCACTGAAGCTTAAATTGTGAGATGCGGTAATATTGGCCACAATGCCATCAAACTGATCAATCGTCACATCATGGTCCATATAGGTTTGCTCTAGGACTTTCTGTAAAGCTTCTCGGTGTGCTTCTAAACTCATCAGTAGGGATAACACGAATATGTTAGACGGAGTATGCCACAACTGGTCCACCATATtgaaatcactcttcttgatcaatttcAGCACTTCATCTTGATCAGCATTCTGATTCACAATACTGGCTTGGTCGGCTTGTACAACAAAACTTTTCTCTAAAATTGATTTCTCTATCACCACATCTTCAGTCCTCTTAGGAGTTGCAGTAGCAAATATCCGACCACTTCGGGCCACACCACTTGCATCGGTGATGTTCACCACAAATGGAAAAGCAGGAATAGGTACTTCTTTGTCTTCTTCTaccatagtagcattatacttgtaaggcacaactttatcgaATTTGTAAGGCGTAGGGCTCGCCAGATGAATAATCAATGGAGAAACAACAGTTTTCTGACCATCATAAGCAATCACAACCGATTCTGGGGGATTAAAATAGGGAACTATGATGTTCACCTCatgctcatcttcattcttgTCCCTCGTAACCTGAATAAGATTTtgatccaacatctcttgcaaATCTATTTTCATAACGACATATCCTCGAGGATCTCTGGAACAAACTTGGCAAGaagcatggtcatgctcataatatCTCAATTCACATAAAGTTGTGTGCATTTCAACCAAGGATCTTCTGATCAAATTGACGTCAAAGACTCGGTACTTTCCTGGACATCCTTCAACCATATTCACAGTCGTATTGCTATGTTTGGGCAGCGAATTAGCTTGCACATTGGGATTAGAATCTTCAAACGGCAAAATACCACTTTGCATTAACCTTCTTACCTCATCCTTCATGGTGAaacaattctcgatatcatgtccAGGTGCCCCTTGATGGAATGCATAATGTTGGTCAGGTTTATACACCACAGAAGCTCTTTCAAAACAGCCGATGGAGTCCTTGTTTACACGAAATACTTATGAATTAAAGTAGGAAATAACTCTGCATAAGTCATCAGAATGGGGACAAACTGTACATGTCTCTGGGTACAATTTTGCTAATTCGGTTGATTCATGTGTTGTAGGAAATGCGGTTGATAACTCGATGTTGCTTGAGTAACTGGAACAGAATTAATCACTTGAATTATAGAAGCCACATGTTGATGACATTGATTGTTCCTCGAAAGTATTCTACGTCTCTCTTGCGAGATAGCATTTGCATCGTGTTCCTTCTTCTTGGGTAAATCATTCCCATACTTTTTGGAACCGTCAGATGAACTACCTTTTTtcaaccgtccttcacggacaccttcttctagcctcaaACCCACATTCCCCATTTTAGTAAATTCACTAGGCGCACTTACAACCATCTGATCATAGTAGAACGTACTCAACGTCTTTAAAAATAactttgtcatttctttctcctccaacGGAGGACTAACCTATGCAGCAATCTCGCACCACCTTTGCTCGTTCTCTTTGAAGGTTTCTTTATATTTGCGGGACATAGCATGGAGTTGATCTCTGTCTTGTGCTATGTCAATATTATATTGGTATTTGAAAACAAAATTCTCACCTAGGTCATTAAATGTTCAGATATGAGTACTGTTAAGCCCCATATACCACTCCAGAGCCGCCCtagtcaaactgtcttgaaagtgGTGGATCAAAAATTGATGATTgtcagtctgagtcgacatcttacGAGCGTACATCACCAGATGACTCGGAGGACAGGAGTTACCTTTGTACTTTTGAAAATCCGGAACCCTGAATTTATGcagaatcttcacattaggaaccaaacacaaatcatgagcattcttcccaaacagatcttttTCCCTTAAAGCTTGAATCTCTTTTTGCATAGCCTGAAATTGATCTTGGAACTCGTACATTCTCTCATGAACACCAACAATCTCTCTTTGGTCAACATGGAAAATAGGTTCTTCAAAATAAGGAATAACATGAACCATAGGAGGTGGTACTGACATCACAGGTTAAGCCACTGGAACTTCAAGTTGGTACCCCTCAAGCACAAAGTTgggaggcataccccaagggaaaCCAGAAGGCATATGGTGTTgctgtaggagaattgccatccaaggcgcagcggaatttaaaaagttctccatttagtgatccttacgaatgggcatgatcagtgatagaatcgttacctcttgtggcgattcaaacctttggtgcagatctctgataatgatcaaaacctttgatacagatccacggggcgatcacgaacgttgaacgatgacaacgtctctactcagtccacacgaacggattccttcaatcgcagtgctagctgttatgaatgaaggctttgagtgagagaaagagggaaacaaaaattccaagtctctacttgaatttctgtctgagtggagtggagtgacaatgcttctacccaaggggttctatttatagaaccacttgtgtgggcttcaagctaaaaagcccacttaagtgtattttggcccatatcttataatatgcccaaaatcacttaagtatttggtaccttaccatatttcgtctcccacttaagtgcaccgtaccttacggtgttccttagttactctatctctcatcaatccgtcctttgtgtgtgaccctataggttttcacggcgttggcaattatattaaatcacgcatttaacataataaacagtgagcggtatctagcaacacatcactgctacccaagtcacgaaaatgtcatgtgatctgacaaaacctcttgtgataataattatgtgtataattacccctttgcccttatgtctatattgaacacaaggtatagaccgtgtcacccttgtccagttcaatattgggcccatagacatttatcctgttacgcaggattggcaaattccatctaggacactcatgtccctcagcatgcttcgtggagtactcatcaactgtctttatggtcatccagttacggacaacgttggatcagcaataacgcactcaactctacatctaggatccatagtggttttaggtcgaagagtggtatacactattatcaccatgagaataacttatgacactttgcataactttctatatagtattctcatagtgggtcaatccggtataaatattactcctaatattcatacctatgtttaagacttgataactctttatccatgatccatgagatgtggtcatcagtctacaaacataatagtcttaatgctttaatgttatcccacttcacactaaagctcgactacagatactttaagaatagtgtccttatgtttaatgtgttctcatgattaagtcacacttaatacattaaacggactatctattctagggactttattaatcaaccataataaagaaaatgccttttattattaataaataattcgatacaagtaccaaaagtattggcctctacGGCTTACACCAATAGTTGCAGAGCACTGATGGGAGCCACAAAGATGGACGTAAAGACAATCTCTGAAATCCCGGTCCTCTGAAGCAGAGTCGGAGAAGGAGGTGGAGGTGgaggctgattctgagcagccaccAAAGCTTCCATCATAGCAGTAAGCCTTTCGTAACCGTCCCTCAAAGTTGTCACCTCTTCACGGAGCTtacgattctcttgctctaggcGGTCCATCTTTTCACCTAATTAGCTTGAGTATTGTACTCGTGAGACAACTTGTCTGAATGAAGACCAAGAAAGAAATAAGACCCATGGCGAACTTGCTCAAAGCaagaccaagatgcaacatgatgcatgatatgcaaatgcaaatgtgaATTATTGTTTATTTACCAAGGAACTTTAAGACATAAGTTGCAAACATAATAAAAACACATTCCAATGTACTAAAAtatcattttattaataataacaataattACAATTGGAAATACAATTTCAATGATTATAAGCGGAAAGAAACTAGATTTATGGAATCATGTCCAATGACGACCCGCCTCCAAGATGACACTTCTTGCGGAGCCTTTTTATCTCTCTTTCGTAGCTACTTCTCATAGCATCTTTCTCTATCACGAGCTAGTCAACAATGCCTTTCCAAGCACCAGAAGTAGGAAGATGATTAGAATATTAACTATTAGAGGAAATTAAATTTTCTTGGCCTCTGGATCTCTTCACAACATGTTGCTTGAGTAATTCAATCAAGTTGTCCTTTTCTTTTAGTTGCTTCTGCAATTCTACTTTCTCAAGGTGTGAGATGTGAAATTTTCCTTCCCAATCAcccctctcttgcttcatcctatCCAAAGCCTCTTGTAACTCATCTATGCCTTCAATAGTGGGAGATTTGACCATTATTAaggacataggtctttcataagtGTATTTCATCTTGAATTCCtttgctctcttcttcacccaactagtgtaaggctctAAAGCTACACTATTCTTCAATCCGAGCTCAttttttcctttcctatgaatattgtACTAAACATGCaccatcctagctttcaacccttgagtgtctttcccttcttggaagaataaaccttctaacaaagtgttattagaTTTTTCCTTCATAGCAAACCCAAGTTGACGTCTTGCCAAAGCCAGAatatagttgattcctccttgtgtaccaagaagTGGAACATTATAGAACtcccacaactatcaataatctcaaAATTGTCATAAACAGAAGAGTACCAAGTAATGTCATCATTGTTGAGAGACAcaagtctttgagaccacctcAAACAATCCTTGTTTTCATGGAAGACAGGAGACTGCGGCAAGTGCAAACtaaaccacttgtacagtaaAGGAGAACAACAAACTATAGTCCCACCCCCTTTAGAAGTCCTATGATGAATGTAGAAATAAGTATCGTCGAGCAGAGTTGGAACCAGATTCTTAATCAAGAAGATCCTCATAacattaacatcaacaaaattgtcaatgttaggaaACATGACCAAACCATAGACGAGTAAGGAAATAATAGCTTCAAAGGCCACTATGTTATTAGCATTGGCAAAAGAAAAGGCTTTTTCCAATAGAAACTTCGAAGTCAACCCTCTGATACCTCCTTTGACAGTGAGATTGACATCTATGTAAGACTTCCTCAGATGAATGGCTTCGGCAATAACCTGAGATTCAAGAATTCCTTCGACCCCACTAAAAGGAACCCTATTAGAAATGGGTAGATCCAAAAtatgagcatactcctccatggtaggcgacaactgataatcagggaaagtgaaacaccggtagacaggatcatagaactgaaccaaagtACAAAGAAGACCATCCTCAACATCAGTAGATATCACAAATAGAAGTCTTCTAAAACGGTCTCTGAAACCTTTAGAATTACCCACAAAcgatgctagcttccttaattccAGGAGACCGAGACATCTGAAATTGTATTTTCGAGTATTCCTTCTTCCAATATCCATGATCAAAATATTTGCGATGTTTACAATAAGAGcctctaagttccttgaaaattgagTAAAATTATTATGAATGTCATGAGTGCATGAtgaaacaatcacaaacaaggtcacacaaagcacacaaacaaggtccaaAGGGTCGGAGTCACGAGCACGTTGCCAAGGGTGATAACCAACCCACAATGtatgtactaagggtataatcactgttgtaccccaaaatttggCCTCCCTTTTTGCTTTTCATCTAACCCATAACTTGATATCTATTAATTCCCATTCGTACGTCATTCATGTGCATCCttcattcatgattaacattTGTTAACAAGCATTATAGATTCAAAGTTGTGGTTAATGAAAATTAGGGGTTTGGCCTGAAAATTGTGGTATTGCTTATCATATGGAGAAACCCTAATTTCTAGATTCTTTGAGACCCTGATTCTTGAATATTACACCATGGTATTCTTCTGGGcatccaaaccctaattcttgatctTTTCTATTAGGGGATCTGGTGTTTAACCTTATGTGCATTGACTTGATTTCAGGACCCTAATTATGGGCCCCTAATCCAAGGTGTAGCTGGTAGAGCTTTATGTTGTGGTTGAAGCCCTAATCATGGATAGTTGGTACATGAGTGCCATGTTGTGTAACTTTTGGATTGGGGATTCACATAAACCCTAGTTGCTAGGAGCTTGAGGTCTTAAAGGGGGTATCTTTGCGTCCATTTCACACCAAGCCCTAGTTTTTGATCAGGAAAGTTTGTGAACCTTGGGGATTTCTTTGAGAGAGTGGAAACCCTTAGGGAATTCAAGTTTTAGGATTCATCTTATTCATTTGGTCTGTAAGACCccatttttgaccctaagattcatcatgctatctcaccatttgcattgactttgggatcacacattggtaTCCTCAtcaccccttattcattgggtttgcattgggagagatcaccaagcactttttaatgtatcatactttattttcttttgtttactaaccaaaataccaaaaatatgtctatgtgtagctttttttcttttgtaggtagtgtatgcaTCCACATGTccctcatcaagctcatatctagggtttaagacccttaatgAAAGAGATAAATCAAGGTaaggttcacattggttctaat containing:
- the LOC127081085 gene encoding uncharacterized protein LOC127081085 → MGNVGLRLEEGVREGRLKKGSSSDGSKKYGNDLPKKKEHDANAISQERRRILSRNNQCHQHVASIIQDSIGCFERASVVYKPDQHYAFHQGAPGHDIENCFTMKDEVRRLMQSGILPFEDSNPNVQANSLPKHSNTTVNMVEGCPGKYRVFDVNLIRRSLVEMHTTLCELRYYEHDHASCQVCSRDPRGYVVMKIDLQEMLDQNLIQVTRDKNEDEHEVNIIVPYFNPPESVVIAYDGQKTVVSPLIIHLASPTPYKFDKVVPYKYNATMVEEDKEVPIPAFPFVVNITDASGVARSGRIFATATPKRTEDVVIEKSILEKSFVVQADQASIVNQNADQDEVLKLIKKSDFNMVDQLWHTPSNIFVLSLLMSLEAHREALQKVLEQTYMDHDVTIDQFDGIVANITASHNLSFSDEELPEPGRNHNLALHISMNSQEDTLSNMLVDTGPFFNVLPKSMLSKLAYQGAPMRYNGVVVKAFDGSRKTIIVVVDLPVKIEDEGTSFQALSVDNVAIKESGESMSSLRDA
- the LOC127081086 gene encoding uncharacterized protein LOC127081086, which gives rise to MEEYAHILDLPISNRVPFSGVEGILESQVIAEAIHLRKSYIDVNLTVKGGIRGLTSKFLLEKAFSFANANNIVAFEAIISLLVYGLVMFPNIDNFVDVNVMRIFLIKNLVPTLLDDTYFYIHHRTSKGGGTIVCCSPLLYKWFSLHLPQSPVFHENKDCLRWSQRLVSLNNDDITWYSSVYDNFEIIDSCGSSIMFHFLVHKEESTIFWLWKGKNELGLKNSVALEPYTSWVKKRAKEFKMKYTYERPMSLIMVKSPTIEGIDELQEALDRMKQERGDWEGKFHISHLEKVELQKQLKEKDNLIELLKQHVVKRSRGQENLISSNS